A stretch of DNA from Vibrio rhizosphaerae:
CCGGTGTCATGGGGATTGTTGTCATGGGGGGTGATGTGCATGAAGGGGATCATATTGACGTTGTTTTCCCTGATGAGCCATTTCAAACGTTAGAGGTTGTTTAAGGGTGAATCATGAACAATCGCTCTCATTTTACGATTTGGTGCGATAAGTCTGTCGCAGAACACAAGGGGTAGGTTTATTGTGCAACTGACTCACGGGAGAACCTGATGAACCTGGAACGAATCCACCATGTCGCTATCATTTGTTCTGATTATCAAAGGTCTAAAGCATTCTACACGGAAATCTTAGGTCTCAAGATTCTGGCGGAAAATTATCGAGAAAACCGGAACTCATATAAGTTAGACTTAGCATTGCCCAATGGTGAGCAACTAGAGTTATTCTCTTTTCCGTCGCCACCACCAAGAGTGAGTCATCCTGAAGCACAAGGTCTTAGACATTTGGCTTTTGCTGTCAGCTCTATTGAATCCACCGTAAGCGAGCTACATTTACATGGGATCGATGTTGAGCCTATTCGTATTGACGAATTTACAGGTAAAAAATTTACGTTTTTCCAAGACCCTGATGGCTTACCGCTCGAGTTGTGTGAAGAATAAACAGGCGGGTGTCTGAAAAAGCCTAACCTTTATCTCATTTGCCCGGCCTCGGGTCTCAAAACATGATGCACCTTGCGTTTTCGCACCCCAAATAACAACACAATCTACGGTAGGCATGGCATTCGTTACTTGATAGCCTAGGCACAATCAATTCAGACAGCATTATTAGGAAATCCTATGGATAATTTTACTTACTTCAACCCAACTAAAATTCACTTTGGCAAAGGTCAGATTGCCACGCTGAAAGAAGAAATCGCTCCCAATAGCCGTGTTTTGCTGACTTACGGCGGGGGAAGTATTAAAGCAAACGGTGTCTACGAGCAAGTGCTCGATGCGCTGCAAGCGTGTACTGTGGTCGAGTTTGGCGGGATTGAACCGAACCCGCATTACGAAACCCTGATCAAAGCGGTGGCTGTGGCAAAGCAAGAGCAGATTGATGTCATTCTGGCTGTCGGTGGCGGCTCAGTGATCGATGGCAGTAAGTTTATTGCTGCTGCGGCATGTTATGACGGGGACGCCTGGGACATTATGACCACCGGTGGTGATTGTGTCCGTCGCGCTTTGCCTTTGGGCTGTGTGCTGACGTTGCCTGCGACCGGCTCTGAAATGAACAAAAACAGCGTCGTTACCCGGGCAGAAACACAAGATAAACTTTCTTTTGGCTCTGATTTCGTCCGTCCGGTCTTCTCGATCCTTGATCCGCAAACGACGTATACATTGCCACCGCGTCAAATTGCCAATGGCGCTGTCGATAGCTTCGTTCACATCATGGAGCAGTACATGACTTATCCGGTCAACGCCAAAGTCTCTGACCGTTTTGCCGAAAGTTTATTGCTGAATCTGCTGGAAGACGGCCCGGCAGCGCTGGCGACCCCGGAAGATTATGAAGTCCGGGCGAATCTGATGTGGACGGCGACAATGGCCCTCAACGGAACACTGAAAAACGGGGTCCCGTCTGACTGGGCAACTCATGCCATTGGTCATGAACTGACCGCGTTA
This window harbors:
- the gloA2 gene encoding SMU1112c/YaeR family gloxylase I-like metalloprotein, whose product is MNLERIHHVAIICSDYQRSKAFYTEILGLKILAENYRENRNSYKLDLALPNGEQLELFSFPSPPPRVSHPEAQGLRHLAFAVSSIESTVSELHLHGIDVEPIRIDEFTGKKFTFFQDPDGLPLELCEE
- a CDS encoding iron-containing alcohol dehydrogenase translates to MDNFTYFNPTKIHFGKGQIATLKEEIAPNSRVLLTYGGGSIKANGVYEQVLDALQACTVVEFGGIEPNPHYETLIKAVAVAKQEQIDVILAVGGGSVIDGSKFIAAAACYDGDAWDIMTTGGDCVRRALPLGCVLTLPATGSEMNKNSVVTRAETQDKLSFGSDFVRPVFSILDPQTTYTLPPRQIANGAVDSFVHIMEQYMTYPVNAKVSDRFAESLLLNLLEDGPAALATPEDYEVRANLMWTATMALNGTLKNGVPSDWATHAIGHELTALYGLDHAQTLAIVMPALWRYKKEQKKGKLLQYAHRVLNITSGTEDEQIEQAIQQTEAFFTQMGNPTRLSDYNLSEKDIPAVQEKLTEHGMLALGEHQDITPHDAAAILKMAL